The nucleotide window CCTCCGGCAGACCTACCGCCTGACGGACGTCTTCGACAGCCGCACCGCGGACTTCCGCGACGACATCCTGCGGGCGACCAAGGGGAAAGGGGTGGACGTCGTCGTGAACTCGCTCAGCGGGCCCCTCCTCCAGGCGACGTgggacctcgtcgccgacggcgggcgCTTCGTCGAGATCGGACGCGTCGACTTCCTCGCCAACAACCGTCTGGCCATGCGGCCCTTCGACCGGAACGCCACATTCATGGGTCTGGACATCTCCCGGCGACCCCCGGCCGAGCGGCGCAGGGCCATGGaccgcatcgtcgagctgctcgagcagGGCGTCTTCCGGCCGCTGAGTCCGCTGACGCTGGTCCCGATTTCGGAGCTGCCCAAGGCTTTGAGGATGTTGCAGCAGGGCCGCATCAtcggcaaggccgtcgtcaccgtGTCGCCGTCGGACACGGTGCTGGTCGAGCGACGGAGGCGGTTGGGGACTCCGGCacgggcttcttcttcttttcctccttctcctccttcttcttcctcttcttcttcttctcctccctcttcttcttcttggctcTCCTCCGAGGCCACCTATCTCATCACGGGCGGGACGGGCGGCATCGGACGCTCGCTGGCGGCGTGGCTCCTCCGgaacggcgccggccacgtcctcctcctcggccgcagCGGCGCGACCCGTCCCCAGGTGGCCAGGCTGCTCGAGGCCTACACGGGCCGTCTGCACGCCGTGGCCTGCGATGTCGGGCAGCCGTCGGACCTCGCGCGCGCCCTAGACGGGGTCGCGAGCGCGGGTCTGCCCCCCGTGCGCGGCGTGATACACGGGGCGCTCTACCTCCGAGTAAGTGGAATGGATGGAAACCCATGATGCTGTtatgcttgcttgcttgcttgacATATGTGACATATGTGACCCCTTCCCCTTACCCCCAGAAAGAACAACTCCCGTTTCTGTCGTCTTGAGAAACGCGTGTAATAACGACTTCGTCGCAGGATGCCCTCTTCAGCAACACGACCTCTGAGGACTGGCAAAACATCACGGCACCaaaggtcgccgccgcctggacCTTGCACAAACGCCTTCCGGACCTGGACTTCTTCGTCTCTCTGAGCTCCATGACGGGCGTCTTTGGAACcctcggccagccagcctaCTGCGCAGCATCGGTATGTtcaatctctctctctctctctctctctctctctctctctctctctctatctccaGTTCCTCATCCTCCCTTTCCTTTCTTCCAACTTGGGATATCAGAATGTTGCTCGAAAAGAAGCAGTCTAGAGGAGAGAGTGGAAGCTAAAACCTCCTTGTCTCTCTTTTGCGAAATAGGCGTTCCTGAACTCGTTTGCGCGATACCGCCTGGCCCGCGGCCTCCCCGCCAGCTCCCTCTGCCTgcccctcgtcgaggacatcgGCTACGTCGCCGAGTcgctgggcgacgaggacggctGGCGGCGCTCGCTCGGCCTCACGCTGAGGGAGGAGCACATCCACGCCCtcgtcaagggcgccatcgtcgcgcCGTCCGCCCtctacggcgccgacgacggcctcggcctgtcCTTCTGcttcgccgcccgcgacggcgtcgacgggcgCGCCGCGCGGTTCCCGTGGATGAACCAAAACTACTCCATGGCCGTGAGcaacggcatcgccgccgccaccgccgccgtggcgaCGGGCCGAGCCAACATGGCACGACGAggagccggcggcagcggcggcagcagcagcggcgacggcagggCTCCAAGGGCCGTGGAGAACCGGGAGGTGCTCGGCATCCTTATGCAAAAGGTCGCCGACATCACCATGATCGACCACGAGGAGCTGGACCCGAGCACCAGGTTGGAGGACTTGGGGCTGGACTCGCTCGTGGCGGTCGAGCTGCGGAACTTCATCCGCCGCGAGTGGTctgtcgacctcggcctcaacCAGATTGTCGGCGGGGGCACCCTGGCGTCTTTGATGGAGACTATCCGGTCTTCCCAGGCCGAGTTTGCTGGGTGAAGACGGGCCAAGATTCCATCATGTTGAATGGGAGGGAAGCACGCAGCACGCACGCAAGGGCTACTCGAGATAGAATATATCAACCAGTCCGGCCGGCTTCGCTGGCTTCTTAACAGCTGCATAGGGACTGCTTGCTGTAGGCTTCCTCTTAAGCAGTAGCCTGTGTAGAGGTGGTCTCCGAGATGGTAAGTAGTGTGACCTTCAGCAACAAGCCCTTGATGGTTGACCTCTCGACCTGCTGTGATATGCACACTTTCAGACTCATGGATAAAAAAACAAGCATTGTGCTTTCAGGATCATCTGTTCACATCTATACTGCTTTCCAGTCCCCACACAATCAACTACACGTCCGGTTTCTCATCTcctcatcccctcccctcgacGTGCGCGCCCGCCTCGCGCGCCGGGATATCCGGGCCCGGCCCCTGGAGATgcgtcaacgccgccctcTGCACCCTTTGTCCGTCCCCGTCATCTCCGTCCGCCCCGTTACCCGAGTCCGTCTTCTGCTGCCCGCAACACGGGACAATGACGCTCGCCGTGTTCCGTGTGCTCGGCACGTCAAGTGCCGGGTTTGCTGTGAAGAAGTCGGCGGGGCGGATGTTCATGTGGTGAATCTCGACGGGCCTACGACCATCATCAGCTCGGTCCTTCGTTGGGAAGAAGACTCAACAAAGCATAGCAGAGAGATGGTCCCACATGGAAACCGAAGGGGGGGGacaaggggaggaggacttGAGAATGGGAAACGAGTTACTCACATCACAGGCCAGTCCTCGACGCGCGGGTTGTGCGTCAACCCGAACACGCTCCAGACAACGGGACTGCTCTTTTCCCCctcaccaccatcaccagtCTCTCCATTCTCTCCATGACCACCATCACCGAACCAGTCCCCCCTTGCGACCATGTCCCACACCccgccgacctcctcgatGCTCTGGTTCGTAAACTCTCCCGCCGCCcagagctcgtcgtcgcggtaCCCCGTGACCCAGACGTGGTGCCGCGCGAACTTGGCCCTTCGGGACACCTGGCTCCGCTCgtccgccagcagcagctgcgaagccgacggcgtcAGCTTGAACCCGACGTTGCGTCCGGACACGGCGTTGCGCTTCGTCGTGTTCTCAAACTTGACAACCCGGTTCAGCCGCGGTTCCGCGTCGATCCAGCGCGCCCTCTCGACGACTGACTTGCGGACCTCGTAGTAGTTGCCGTGCGGGTTCGTCGCAGCGTCGAGGGGCACGGGGACGctctcctcgacgacgacgcgcgTGGCCCCGGCCTCGTACGAgtcgacggccgggtcgatgCGCACGGCGAAGATGTGCTGGTGGTTCTGCGCCAGCACGCCGggcgcgacgacggcgccgtagtcggacgccgcggcgccctcgtccacGGCCACGACGCTCATGACGCCCGTCGCGCGCGTCTCAAGCGTGATGCCGCCCGCCGTGTCGAGCTTGTAGGCGAAAACGTACTCGTAGTTGGCCAGCGTGACGACGCACTGGACAACGAACTCGCGCAGCCtcgtgacgacggcgcggttCGTGCGGAAGTTGGTGTGTTTCCACCCGATGCCGTTGTCCTGCTCGTGCAGGCAcgcgacggccttggcgatcGTCGGGTTGCCCTCCGTGTCGGCCAGCAGCGCGTCGAGATAGTGGATGGCGCCGAGGCAATCGcagccgagctcgaggttgttggcgacgcggccgaagccgccgtcgccgaggtcgaaggccTGCTTGCGCTGGAACGGCGGCCGCGGGTCGCCGTACGGCACCGTCAGCTCGCTGTAGCTGAGGCGGTAGAGCACAGGGCGGCCGTCGTAGCAGAGGTCGTGCAGGACGGCGCCCTCACGCGGCGTGAAGCCGAGTCGGAACCGCCACTTCTGCCACTCGACGAGGTTGTCGGCGTGGACCCTGAAGGAGGCGCCCTCGGGCTGGGTGATGTTGATGGGCTTGAGGTCCGCGCGCTGCGGCatgtcgaggagctcgggAACGTACTCGGAGGAGGCAGAAGATCTGGCGTTGACGAATAGCGGCCTCGGTTTggaggacggcggccgggggttgaggccgtcgccggcgccgcccgtAGCAAGGCGGTCGATGCGGACAATCTCCTTGGTGGTGAAATCCATAACGGGGATAATCGGGATCGGGTAACCGTAGTGGTTCGAGTCGAGGTTGTCCTTGGAGGCGTCGCGcgcgaagacgaggccctGCATGTACGACGGGATGTCCTCGCCTTCGTCCGGGCCGCCGTATGGCCAAGGGTCTATGGTGACGGTGAAGCCTTCCGGGAGGGAGAagtcggccatggcgtcTTTGAAGAGCTGGGATGCCACGCAGGCGTCTTGGAATAGCGCAAATTCGTCGCTATTCGCAGTCAGTTGAACGCTCGTCGTGCCGCTCGCTGGGTGCAAGAAACTCACGGGAGATAACCGGGGTGGGAATGCGGCCCGGCGACGGTCCTATCGACTTCTTTGCCCGAACCCAAGTCCACGACGGACTGGGTGTGCTCGGGCAACTTACTGGTCCTGATGACATCGTACTGAAGCCTCGCCAGGCGTGGAGGTCGCGGCGTCTCGTCTGTGATGGTTCCTGCGTGCTCGGCTTGGAGGAACGGCACCagctcggccttcttgggtTCCTGTAGGAAGATGGCCCGATAAAAGAGACTAGAATCGGAGCCGTACAGGTTCGTCACAATGTCCCGCGCCGTCTTGAACTCGTCTCGGGACAATGCTGTCAAAGGATGCGGCGCCATGTTGGGATTGTATGGAGACCGGTGCTCCGGTTCGAAGGGGTCAAGTGTAGAGGATTCAGCCGACAACACTGGCGGTCAATGTCCTTCTTATCTACCATTCGAAGCCAAGATGCCAGTTGGGCGAGTAGGGTAATCTTGCAGTAGTGCGAGGATAGGAGCCCTTTCAGCCAGTCAAACAGACAGCTAGAGAGCCAGCGGCCCGATTTACAAATGCCGTGACAGGTGATTACAGACGTGCGTGCAGCTTACTTGCACCGTTTAACGCCAGATTCGGTCATGAGTGCAGATATCCCGCTGACGAACCGCTCGACGTAGCCAGCAGCTCGTTGGCCGGAGAGAAGAACCATCTCACGACGGCGGGGTAGAGAAGCCCGTTTTGCTCGACCCGGAATGGCGGGGTTACATACAAAGCACAAAGAATGACCCGTCCATTGCCCCATCACCATCCGAACGTAGTCTTTTCTCCAAAATGGGTTGGAGATAGATCTCATCGTTTCTTCCCCAGGAAAGGAGGGGAAGAAAGCGACGATCCACTGCTGGATCCGGCAAGTCCATGCGATGCGGCGTCGTGACTGGTCacggccatcatcggcgccgtctaAGTCTTTGCCGCCCTCCCGCAGGGCTCGTTGGGAGGACAGGCTCACCAGCTTGGAGGACGCGGACTTTTGCAAAATGCTTGATAGccgactctctctctctcgatgGTTGGTGCGGTGCTCTGTTTGCCAGACGAATCGTTCCCTGCCGGTGTCATTGAGCctgtgcgtgtgtgtgtgagtggcGGTGGATGTACATCGTGGATTATGAACCTGGTACTGTGACGCTCGATCGAACCGAGACGAGATTTCTCGATCACGGTTAAACCTTAGACCCGTGCGTAAGGCACCGACATGGTCGACCCGCAGAGAAAAGGCAGGAAATAGATTAAGCATGTATTCAATGCCAGCCGATTCATTTGACCTTGTGGCAATGATAGATAAAGGGGTGGTATGGCTATCTGTCCATCACCGCATGGAGTAGACCCGCTGGCATTACACACGCACGCTCAGGCTCGCAGGCAAGCTTTTGCCAGGCCCATCTCCGCTTGGAGGGCGGAACGACGCAGGACGAAAGACTGCTGCATACTTGATGCGCACTATGCATGGCCGCTCGGTCAGGCGGGGGGGCCTTCCGTGAGTGGCACGTCTCGGCACGCGAGACCAAGGGAATTTTCAGGACGAGCCAACGGGTGTTGTACCGGGTCAAAGACAGGTCCCGCAACCCTGGGACGGACGGGTATCAAACAGTCGAGTCGAGCGGGGAGCCGAGAACGAGATCCACTTGGCATGGTGAGAGACTAGAGGGGCCCCGGGTCGAAAATAATGAAAAGATCAAGGCCGGCCTTGTCTTGTAGCGAGCGAGGAACCGCTTCAGGTAGTTTTGAGGAGTTTGTCCGAGGAAAAGGGGCCTGCCATTGACCCGGACATGGCCTCGTGAGTGGCTTTGCGAGTAGACGGCAACCTGCGGGCGGCCGAGGCATTGACCGGGTTGCGGCGCTGCTGAGCGTGGACGAAAAACGAAATGACAATCGGCAGCGGAACCGTGCTTCATCGTCCGTTGTGCGACAACAAACTTCGGATCGCGGCAGGTCATCATAGGCAACCCACCCCCTGTGGTAGGCCAATGATGCTGATCGACTGTCGTTCGCCCCGGTATGACCCGGTTCGAGGGGGGTAGGGGGGCAACTTGGCCAACAAATTGACGGTGTCTCCCTCGTATCAGTTGACCAGATGTGCGGTTGGTCGACAGTCTGCTTGGATGGTGTCAAATgtccaagacgacgacgacgacgacgacgacaacgacgacgacaacggaGACACGGCCGAGACCCAGCAACCTGTCCTCAAGAGACCGGGACATGGGGCATCCGCGCCGTGGGTTTGGAGACGCACCATGAGGTGGCTTGCGTGGCCAGCGACGTATGTCGACTCTTGAGGGCGGACTTGACGATTGTCTAGACTTTTGGAACATCAGACGAGTGGAGGAAAGCTCAGCCCCAAACGCGAGCAAGCAGGGCagacgctgccgccgtgtGTACGTTGTACCGTCGATGAAGGGGATTGGGGGGACGGGGGCTGGTGGGGGTGTTGCGCGTGGCGTACATGTACAGGTATGCAGTGCCGGCAGCAAAGGGAGCGTCTCATGTGTGCAAACATGGCGAAACAGAGAGGGAGGTTCGGACCAAAGTCGCCAGCACGGATGGTTGTTTCTGGGCACGTGTGTGGTACTGGTAGGTAATGCATGCAATGCGAAGAGATGGCGATAAGACTGCTGGTAGCCTGCCCGGCCATGACGGTGAATTATTCGTCATCTTGTTATCTCGCAGACAACTACACACACACGTCGGgggacgagagagagagagagagagagagagagagcggcggcggcttggTCGACAGTGACAGCGACATGGTCGGGTCGGCAGTTGGCTCGTGATCGGATCGTGTGTCTTCTGGGTTCTGCCGGCTGGTGCGCGAAAGCGGTGgccgatgaagacggcgagaTCCGGGCAGCGGTGACGTTTTCCCGGGAtttctctcccttccctGCGGTCCGTCCTCCTCCTATCAGACATGAGAGTGACAGAGAGTGCGGCGGAGACTGACCAGACTGACCTGCAGATGAGTTCCTATTTCGGGACGAGCCCCCCATCCAGGGTGCTCCCTTCTGAAACGCACGAATTTATCTGATGTGGTGATGGCTCGGGAGGAGGcatctccatcatctccatcatctccatcCAGTTCGGTCTGGTACTTGTACCTGTATGGTTGGTCTGGCATCAGGTTTTTCTCGGTTCTGCCATCGTGACGGGCGGGTTTCCACAGAATAGCGTATGATTCTGGATTTTCGGTTCCAGTCGAGACTCTCGACTCTCCAGAGATGACGAGGGGGGCCCGATTGAGATGGGCAACAAAACCCCACAATGGCAATTA belongs to Colletotrichum higginsianum IMI 349063 chromosome 5, whole genome shotgun sequence and includes:
- a CDS encoding Amine oxidase, which produces MAPHPLTALSRDEFKTARDIVTNLYGSDSSLFYRAIFLQEPKKAELVPFLQAEHAGTITDETPRPPRLARLQYDVIRTSKLPEHTQSVVDLGSGKEVDRTVAGPHSHPGYLPDEFALFQDACVASQLFKDAMADFSLPEGFTVTIDPWPYGGPDEGEDIPSYMQGLVFARDASKDNLDSNHYGYPIPIIPVMDFTTKEIVRIDRLATGGAGDGLNPRPPSSKPRPLFVNARSSASSEYVPELLDMPQRADLKPINITQPEGASFRVHADNLVEWQKWRFRLGFTPREGAVLHDLCYDGRPVLYRLSYSELTVPYGDPRPPFQRKQAFDLGDGGFGRVANNLELGCDCLGAIHYLDALLADTEGNPTIAKAVACLHEQDNGIGWKHTNFRTNRAVVTRLREFVVQCVVTLANYEYVFAYKLDTAGGITLETRATGVMSVVAVDEGAAASDYGAVVAPGVLAQNHQHIFAVRIDPAVDSYEAGATRVVVEESVPVPLDAATNPHGNYYEVRKSVVERARWIDAEPRLNRVVKFENTTKRNAVSGRNVGFKLTPSASQLLLADERSQVSRRAKFARHHVWVTGYRDDELWAAGEFTNQSIEEVGGVWDMVARGDWFGDGGHGENGETGDGGEGEKSSPVVWSVFGLTHNPRVEDWPVMPVEIHHMNIRPADFFTANPALDVPSTRNTASVIVPCCGQQKTDSGNGADGDDGDGQRVQRAALTHLQGPGPDIPAREAGAHVEGRG